One Hevea brasiliensis isolate MT/VB/25A 57/8 chromosome 6, ASM3005281v1, whole genome shotgun sequence genomic window, CAGGGAAATTGCCCTTCCTCTGAATTTTCATCAGGAGAGTTGGCAAGAAATATTAAGCTGCATCAGAGTGAAGAGGATGGGAAGGGAGATGATGGGAAAACTAAGGAACATCCAAGTGAAGAAGTAGATAAGGTTCCTTCGGAGCTTGCCAGCCTAGTTGACCTGGATGATGCTTCTGATGAGTTTTTTGATGTTCCAGAACCCTTAGATTATGAAAAATCAGAAAATGATTGGAGCTATGATTTTGGTCATGAAATATACTCTCAGGTACTATTtgaaacagattaattcatttttGCTTCTTACATAAAAGGAGTAGCTAGATTTGGTAGTTTAAGGGACTTCAGCACTGATTTTTGTCTTTCTAAGGATGTGCACAGTCATCCATGCCAGTTTCGGATCATTTTGTAATAATAGGAAGAAGCCTTGCAAGGCAACAATATAGTTGACTTTATGTTAGAGAAATTCCAGGAAATGCCAGCCTTTTGAGGGCTAGTGGCATGTTTCTTCCTCTAGTTGTCTGTTCCTCTGTTTATTTCACATGTGCACTTGTTTTTTATGCTGTGTGACCATGCAGTACACATGTGTGCTTATAGGTTGAGTGGTTTATCTGTCTGGACTTATCAACTAATCTACTGTCAGTGCTTTCGGTTCAACCAGGGTACCTTGATGATTGAATTGTTGAGAACTTTCATTAGCTGTTTGTCATATATTGCTCATCATCCACAAGACAATTCTTGTTGTTTACTTTGTCAAATTCCCATTCTTTTACTTCTTTGCTGCGTTTCATTATTCTGCACTAAAAGTTTTTTAAATTTTGCTTACGACTTTGAGAACTGCAGGATGTACGTCAACCTAAGTTGTCCACTGCTGCTGGTATTGTGAAGAAATTACATGATCTTACTGGTAAAGTTGGTTTGGGTGCTCAACTTTGGGATTAAGAAATTGATGGCAAATCATAATGTCTTCTGTCAAATGGGTTTGTATGATTTACTGTCTCGTGCAATGTAGTGACATTAAGACTCCTGTATTTTGCAGTTCAAAAGAGGGGTTATGTGGACTTGCAAGAGATGACTAGGGAAGACAGTATTTTGTGCTGCTATGGAACTACTCTTCCAAAAGATCCAACTTGTACTATGCCTTCCAGTTGGACAGCAGCTGATCCTTCTAGCTTTTTGATCCGTGGAGAGAATTACCTTGAAGACCAGAAGAAGGTACCAACCTCACTTTAGTGAACCTAAAGCTGAAATGTTTAGACAAATTTTAATTATGGCCACTAATTGAACAGGGATCAAATTGGTTAGTCTCATGCTTCAATTAACAATATCTCGATTGCaaactttctttctttcttttttataatttttttataatctcTGATATTGCTCATATGTATTTACAGCTTCTGATATGTTTTTCCATTCCTtgcttgcttttaatctcttatTCACCAATCAATCATAGTGTTTAAGTTCCCTGGTCCATGGCTTAGCAAATGTTATATTTGTAACAGAAATTTTTTAGACTAATTAAAGTTATACTGCATTCATCTTTTTAGTTCAGGTTGCCCTTGTGACAATCTGTTCTGTTTGGGCCACTCATCTCCAAGCATAAGATCTGAAATTGTAGTATGCCTTAACAAATGGAGGAGGTGATTTAAGCATTGGTCTTTGTTGAGTTGCTATGTTTGTTTTCTTTCTAGGTTAAGGCAAAAGGCACTTTGATGCAAATGGTTGCTGCAGACTGGCTAAGATCTGACAAGCGAGAAGATGATCTAGCAGGCCGTCCAGGGAGCATTGTTCAAGTAATATTTTAATTCCTTGTGATTTTTCTTGattttgaataattttttttagtatttgATTGTCTATAAGCTCAGCTGTTGCATCCGCAGCATGATATTTATAACTAGGAAAAAAATTTTTTACAAGCTTTAGTTTGCAGAAATATTCTGTACAAGGTGGACCAGAGTTCTTCTTCATTATAAACATACAAGTAAGTTTCGTCTTCTGCTATAATTAGCCAGGTGATGATCCTAATGATTGTTTGTATCTGTTGTTCATCATTTAGAAAGTTCAAGTTATTGATTATGAAACAGGTCCCAGGTTCAACTACATATAGCCTTGCCCTATACTATATGATGACTACACCTTTGGAAGACGCACCGTTGCTAGAGAGTTTTGTCAAGGGGGATGATACATATAGAAATTCAAGGTTTAAGCTCATACCTTACATATCTAAGGTTAGTATAGGTAATTATCACAGAAGCTTCTATATATGTAAAGAATCTGAGCATAAACTTCACGTTTTTGTTGCTTTGTAGGGCCTTTTCATGTATAGTAAAAAGCCAAATGGCTATAAAAACCATAACcttttctcaaattatttattttatccaATCCTTTTAATATTATCAGTTCTACTCTCAATCTTTAACATTGATTCCAATTTTAAGAATACTATCAGTAGGTCTCTAAAGGCATGTGCCCCATCCAATTCGTTTGCCATAACATGGACAAATTATTTTGTCTTGGGACAGAAAGTCTTTTGACCAAAAAACTACCAAAACTGTAACATGCACCATAATGCTTCCTGTGTATTTTCCACAAGACATTGTAGTATTTGCTTATGTCAATTGAACTGTTTTCTCAGGGTTCATGGATAGTTAAGCAAAGTGTGGGAAAGACAGCATGCCTGATTGGCCAAGCACTGGAAATTAATTATTTTCACGGAAAGAATTACCTGGAGGTAAACATTCAAGAATGATTATCTTTATAATTTATTGAAGCAGTAATATTCAAAATGTTAGGTGCATCAGGTTGCTCATGTTGTCTCAAATAAACTATTTGTGTACCTTGATCATTTTCTTCCACTACCAGAAGTGTAGGAAAGAAGCTGTCACTACTTGTTAGAAAGGATACTTATTAATCCTGActttcaacatcatttcagcttggAGTCGATATTGGGTCATCAACCGTTGCGAGGGGTGTAGTTAGTCTTGTTCTTGGTTACCTCAGCAATTTGGTTATTGAAATGGCATTTTTGATACAGGTAGAGAACTATACTCTCAAACTGGGACACAGATTTTGATCATGTACTAAGAAATACCTATCTGCTCATTGCTGATACTCTAGATCAATACAAGAATCTATAGAGAAATTAAGTATGCTTTCCCTTAAATGCTAATTCCAGTGACTTGTTATCCTCCTTGATCAATAAGTACTAATCTTTCTTATGTAGGCAAATACAGCAGAGGAGCTTCCAGAGTATCTTCTTGGAACCTGCCGGCTTAACCATCTGGATGCCTCCAAAGCAGTTTTATTGAATTCATGATTATATATGTGTGATGTTCACTTATTCCTTAAGAAGCTCAAGAAGCCTTATCCTTGGAAACTAACTTCCAAAATCATTCTTTTATTCAATGAAATTGATATTGGCCTCTACCTGTTATGCTGTAAATAGCATTATAGCCAATCTTTGTAAACAGTCATTCTTCAATTTAATTGCTATTTGTTCAAAATTGTCCGAAATGGCCAGATTGATGAGAAATGCAAGAATCGGCCAGGTTAAAAAAATTTGATCAGGATTCTTTCAACCCTTAACCTAAAATTGAATTAATCAATCAATCTGCAATGCCTTAATATAATTTGCtcgtatttatatttaattattcatCTGTCACCAATGCCATGTTCTTGGCACCAGCAAATGGCAACACTGATGGGGTAGGTAAATCCGGCCATGGTCCGGAATAGGATCAAAATCGGATTGGTCAATTCCAAAATGAGTATTTATAATTCGACTCTTGAAACCACTCAAAGGTcctttatttcatgaatttttattTGGTGTAATCATATAATGGTTTAATTATAATCATTTTAATTATGATAGGACTATGTAGGATTCATCATAATCAACAATTACTATAAAATCATTATATATACATCGATTTTAGTGTATAATTTTTCCCAATGGCACTAATTACTAAATGGGTGTAAATCGAtgtgttttaaaattttattggttTAGTAGAcctttattttaacaaaatttatatagattaagataataaaatttaaatctttagaagaaaatatatgaataattaattttccttagGGATGAATTTGATTATGAGAAGAAATATATTCATAAAAAATTATGCAAGACATTCTTTGTATGAAAACTATGTATATATATCAATTCCTTGTTCTTGTTTTAACCATTTTCTCAGAATTGCAAATTGGAAATACCACCTAATGGGCTTGAGTTCTTTGGCTATCACCAGTTTTCAAATCTTTGTGTCGCTGCTCCTTGGAAAGTTCTGCAAGCTTTGAATTCCTGGCTGTGTTTAATATTCATCAACATGTAAACTGAGGGACCAGAAATAAATTAACCTTTTTTGGCCTGCCATCTTGATTGCCAAGTGAGTGTCACTTTCATATCTGATGAtgtattttgtgacaaatttcagcAATGATTGGAGGGCTTATTCAATTATTCAGTAGGCTTCACTTTATGGAAAACAGTTTCCCTCGTAattattttgaataatataattatttaattatataattttaaatatatcaattatttaattttatttatacctattttctttttttaat contains:
- the LOC110642707 gene encoding protein ENHANCED DISEASE RESISTANCE 2 isoform X1, with amino-acid sequence MDMPSQDKEIMEGWLYLIRSNRIGLQYSRKRYFVLEDHVLKSFKAIPASKDEDPVRSAIVDSCIRVTDNGRESVHRKVFFIFTLYNMSNHNDQLKLGASSPEEAARWIHSIQEAALKGGQNVVGCSKNSWQSFRLSGSSRVHHNKPIDWTLCSFTHSDPVTDVIAPSPWTIFGCQNGLRLFKEAKDRDSHGMWDDHPAIMAVGVVDGTSEAIFQTLMSLGPSRSEWDFCFYKGSVVEHLDGHTDIVHKMLYNDWLPWGMKRRDFLLRRYWRREDDGTYVILYHSVFHKKCPRKKGYVRACLKSGGYVISPVNQGKRSVVKHMLAIDWKFWKFYLRTSSARSITIQMLGRVAALRELFRAKQGNCPSSEFSSGELARNIKLHQSEEDGKGDDGKTKEHPSEEVDKVPSELASLVDLDDASDEFFDVPEPLDYEKSENDWSYDFGHEIYSQDVRQPKLSTAAGIVKKLHDLTVQKRGYVDLQEMTREDSILCCYGTTLPKDPTCTMPSSWTAADPSSFLIRGENYLEDQKKVKAKGTLMQMVAADWLRSDKREDDLAGRPGSIVQKYSVQGGPEFFFIINIQFKLLIMKQVPGSTTYSLALYYMMTTPLEDAPLLESFVKGDDTYRNSRFKLIPYISKGSWIVKQSVGKTACLIGQALEINYFHGKNYLELGVDIGSSTVARGVVSLVLGYLSNLVIEMAFLIQANTAEELPEYLLGTCRLNHLDASKAVLLNS
- the LOC110642707 gene encoding protein ENHANCED DISEASE RESISTANCE 2 isoform X2 codes for the protein MDMPSQDKEIMEGWLYLIRSNRIGLQYSRKRYFVLEDHVLKSFKAIPASKDEDPVRSAIVDSCIRVTDNGRESVHRKVFFIFTLYNMSNHNDQLKLGASSPEEAARWIHSIQEAALKGGQNVVGCSKNSWQSFRLSGSSRVHHNKPIDWTLCSFTHSDPVTDVIAPSPWTIFGCQNGLRLFKEAKDRDSHGMWDDHPAIMAVGVVDGTSEAIFQTLMSLGPSRSEWDFCFYKGSVVEHLDGHTDIVHKMLYNDWLPWGMKRRDFLLRRYWRREDDGTYVILYHSVFHKKCPRKKGYVRACLKSGGYVISPVNQGKRSVVKHMLAIDWKFWKFYLRTSSARSITIQMLGRVAALRELFRAKQGNCPSSEFSSGELARNIKLHQSEEDGKGDDGKTKEHPSEEVDKVPSELASLVDLDDASDEFFDVPEPLDYEKSENDWSYDFGHEIYSQDVRQPKLSTAAGIVKKLHDLTVQKRGYVDLQEMTREDSILCCYGTTLPKDPTCTMPSSWTAADPSSFLIRGENYLEDQKKVKAKGTLMQMVAADWLRSDKREDDLAGRPGSIVQKYSVQGGPEFFFIINIQLLIMKQVPGSTTYSLALYYMMTTPLEDAPLLESFVKGDDTYRNSRFKLIPYISKGSWIVKQSVGKTACLIGQALEINYFHGKNYLELGVDIGSSTVARGVVSLVLGYLSNLVIEMAFLIQANTAEELPEYLLGTCRLNHLDASKAVLLNS
- the LOC110642707 gene encoding protein ENHANCED DISEASE RESISTANCE 2 isoform X3, whose product is MDMPSQDKEIMEGWLYLIRSNRIGLQYSRKRYFVLEDHVLKSFKAIPASKDEDPVRSAIVDSCIRVTDNGRESVHRKVFFIFTLYNMSNHNDQLKLGASSPEEAARWIHSIQEAALKGGQNVVGCSKNSWQSFRLSGSSRVHHNKPIDWTLCSFTHSDPVTDVIAPSPWTIFGCQNGLRLFKEAKDRDSHGMWDDHPAIMAVGVVDGTSEAIFQTLMSLGPSRSEWDFCFYKGSVVEHLDGHTDIVHKMLYNDWLPWGMKRRDFLLRRYWRREDDGTYVILYHSVFHKKCPRKKGYVRACLKSGGYVISPVNQGKRSVVKHMLAIDWKFWKFYLRTSSARSITIQMLGRVAALRELFRAKQGNCPSSEFSSGELARNIKLHQSEEDGKGDDGKTKEHPSEEVDKVPSELASLVDLDDASDEFFDVPEPLDYEKSENDWSYDFGHEIYSQDVRQPKLSTAAGIVKKLHDLTVQKRGYVDLQEMTREDSILCCYGTTLPKDPTCTMPSSWTAADPSSFLIRGENYLEDQKKVKAKGTLMQMVAADWLRSDKREDDLAGRPGSIVQKYSVQGGPEFFFIINIQVPGSTTYSLALYYMMTTPLEDAPLLESFVKGDDTYRNSRFKLIPYISKGSWIVKQSVGKTACLIGQALEINYFHGKNYLELGVDIGSSTVARGVVSLVLGYLSNLVIEMAFLIQANTAEELPEYLLGTCRLNHLDASKAVLLNS